The following coding sequences lie in one Eubacterium ventriosum genomic window:
- the pyrB gene encoding aspartate carbamoyltransferase: protein MRHLISPLDFTVEELDQLLETASDIEKNPTKYQDACKGKKIATLFYEPSTRTRLSFEAAMINLGGQVLGFSEASSSSASKGESVADTIRIISCYADICAMRHPKEGAALVAANNSSIPVINAGDGGHQHPTQTLADLMTIKSLKGRLDNITIGLCGDLKFGRTVHSLINALLRYDNVKFVLISPNELKVPEYIIENIQKAGAEYKEVNKLEDVIGELDILYMTRVQRERFFNEEDYIRLKDSFILDKKKMSMAKDDMLVLHPLPRVNEISVEVDKDPRAAYFKQVQYGVYVRMALILKLLEVEV from the coding sequence ATGAGACATTTAATTAGTCCGTTGGATTTTACGGTAGAAGAACTTGATCAGTTGCTTGAAACTGCAAGTGATATCGAAAAGAATCCTACAAAATATCAGGATGCCTGTAAGGGCAAGAAGATAGCAACATTATTTTATGAGCCAAGTACAAGAACACGACTTAGTTTTGAAGCGGCAATGATTAACTTAGGAGGCCAGGTTTTAGGTTTTTCGGAGGCATCATCAAGCTCAGCTTCTAAAGGGGAAAGTGTTGCTGATACTATTAGAATTATATCATGTTATGCAGATATATGTGCTATGCGTCACCCGAAGGAAGGTGCAGCACTTGTAGCAGCTAACAATTCTTCAATTCCGGTTATTAATGCCGGAGATGGTGGTCACCAACATCCAACTCAGACATTAGCTGATTTGATGACAATTAAATCTTTGAAAGGAAGATTGGATAACATTACAATTGGTTTATGTGGAGATTTGAAATTCGGAAGAACAGTACATTCACTTATAAATGCTCTTTTAAGATATGACAATGTTAAATTTGTTCTTATTTCGCCTAATGAATTAAAAGTTCCGGAATATATCATTGAAAATATACAGAAGGCTGGAGCTGAATATAAAGAAGTAAATAAGTTAGAGGATGTAATCGGTGAACTTGATATTTTATATATGACAAGAGTTCAGAGAGAACGTTTCTTTAACGAAGAAGATTATATTAGATTAAAAGATAGTTTTATTTTAGACAAGAAGAAAATGTCAATGGCAAAAGATGATATGCTTGTGCTTCATCCATTGCCTAGAGTAAATGAGATTTCAGTAGAAGTGGACAAGGATCCAAGAGCAGCATACTTTAAACAGGTACAATATGGCGTTTACGTTAGAATGGCATTAATATTAAAATTGTTGGAGGTAGAGGTATGA
- a CDS encoding aspartate carbamoyltransferase regulatory subunit produces the protein MINVDEIFNGFVLDHIQAGRSMAIYHYLNLDELDCQVAIIKNARSGKMGRKDIIKVEGPLDIVDFDVLGFIDHNITVDIIKDGKLIEKRELKLPKKIVNVLHCKNPRCITSIEQELEHVFVLTDKENGTYSCQYCEEKQGKLWEKL, from the coding sequence ATGATTAATGTAGATGAAATTTTTAACGGTTTTGTGTTAGATCATATTCAGGCAGGACGTTCAATGGCTATTTACCATTACCTTAACCTTGATGAACTTGACTGTCAGGTGGCAATTATCAAAAATGCCAGAAGCGGAAAAATGGGAAGAAAGGACATAATCAAAGTAGAAGGACCTCTTGATATTGTTGACTTTGATGTTTTAGGTTTCATTGATCATAATATTACAGTTGATATTATTAAAGATGGAAAATTAATTGAGAAGAGAGAACTTAAACTTCCTAAGAAGATTGTAAACGTACTTCACTGCAAGAACCCACGTTGTATCACTTCAATTGAACAGGAACTGGAACATGTTTTCGTATTAACAGATAAAGAAAACGGAACATACAGTTGCCAGTACTGCGAAGAAAAGCAGGGCAAGTTGTGGGAAAAATTATAG
- a CDS encoding TIGR04086 family membrane protein codes for MKKIAGLILKELLVQIILSTVLVVILAFIVFELSLGDGIIRIMILAIYGICSLVGGLILGKNIQKRKFLWGLVAGAIYIGLIMGISFIIRDETGGGAIGLGTGVAVALGFGTFGGMLG; via the coding sequence ATGAAGAAAATAGCAGGCTTGATTTTAAAAGAATTATTAGTTCAAATTATTTTAAGCACAGTGCTTGTGGTGATTCTTGCATTTATTGTTTTTGAACTTTCTTTAGGAGATGGAATAATCAGAATTATGATTTTAGCAATTTATGGGATTTGTTCATTGGTAGGAGGTTTAATCCTTGGAAAAAATATACAAAAGAGAAAGTTTTTGTGGGGGCTTGTTGCGGGAGCAATTTATATAGGGCTAATTATGGGTATTTCCTTTATAATAAGGGACGAAACAGGAGGTGGAGCAATTGGACTTGGCACAGGAGTAGCAGTAGCTTTAGGCTTTGGAACTTTTGGTGGAATGCTTGGGTAA
- the recJ gene encoding single-stranded-DNA-specific exonuclease RecJ, which produces MKERWYLQTKKADFNEISRKFNISPILARLLRNRNVIGDENIKKYLSPDIERLSSPWMFKDMDKAVDILKIKIAAGNRIRVICDYDVDGVCSGYILYRSLKKLGAVVDVVVPHRIEDGYGINENLIKKAFDQGIDTILTCDNGIAAYDQVEYAKSLGMTIIVTDHHEVPYTETEQGREYIIPKADAVINHKQKDCGYPFKELCGAMVAFQLISALTESYGISKRDVYRLLPYAALATICDVVELQGENRMVVQYGLKMIKNCKDVGLNALIDACKIDKNNIDSYHIGFVLGPCINASGRLDTAKKAMELLSETNREKADILATSLKELNDERKAMTEEGTKKAIEIAKDYDDNVLVIYLKDCHESIAGIIAGRVRERCNKPVIVLTDAKDCVKGSGRSIEEYDMYEELCKVKDLFLKFGGHKMAAGVSLPKENIELLRKRLNENSTLTEDDLCLKVWIDMQLPIEYISMNLVEELKTLAPFGKGNEKPIFADKNLKIKKLQILGKAGNVLKLTIENSTNYRMTAIMFDRTQEFMGFIKEKFGQEEINKALLGQNNAITFMATFYPTINEFRGNIDLQIVIDRFC; this is translated from the coding sequence ATGAAAGAAAGATGGTATCTGCAAACTAAAAAAGCAGATTTCAATGAAATAAGCAGAAAATTTAACATTAGTCCCATTCTGGCAAGATTACTTAGAAACAGGAATGTTATAGGTGATGAAAATATTAAAAAATATCTTTCTCCCGACATTGAAAGACTAAGTTCACCATGGATGTTTAAAGATATGGATAAAGCAGTTGATATTTTAAAAATCAAAATTGCTGCCGGAAACAGAATAAGAGTTATTTGTGATTATGATGTGGATGGTGTCTGCTCAGGGTATATTTTGTATAGATCACTTAAAAAGCTTGGAGCAGTAGTTGATGTTGTTGTACCTCACAGAATAGAAGATGGCTATGGTATTAACGAGAATCTTATAAAAAAAGCTTTCGACCAGGGAATAGATACAATTTTGACCTGTGACAACGGAATTGCCGCATACGATCAGGTTGAATATGCTAAAAGCCTTGGAATGACAATAATTGTAACAGACCATCACGAAGTTCCATATACGGAAACAGAACAGGGGCGAGAATATATTATTCCAAAAGCTGATGCAGTAATTAATCACAAACAGAAAGATTGTGGATACCCTTTTAAGGAATTGTGTGGGGCAATGGTTGCCTTTCAACTAATTTCAGCACTGACAGAGTCCTATGGCATATCAAAAAGAGACGTTTACCGGTTACTTCCATATGCTGCTTTGGCAACTATATGTGACGTAGTTGAACTTCAGGGCGAAAACAGAATGGTTGTTCAATATGGGCTTAAAATGATAAAGAACTGCAAAGATGTTGGCTTAAATGCATTAATAGATGCCTGCAAAATAGACAAGAACAACATTGACTCATACCATATAGGGTTTGTTTTGGGACCGTGCATAAATGCCAGTGGACGACTTGATACAGCTAAGAAAGCCATGGAACTTTTAAGTGAAACGAATAGGGAAAAAGCTGATATTCTTGCCACGTCATTAAAAGAATTAAATGACGAAAGAAAAGCTATGACTGAAGAAGGAACAAAAAAAGCAATTGAAATAGCAAAAGACTATGATGATAATGTTTTGGTAATATATTTAAAAGATTGTCACGAAAGTATAGCCGGAATTATTGCAGGAAGAGTTAGAGAAAGGTGTAATAAGCCGGTAATAGTTCTGACGGATGCCAAAGATTGTGTGAAAGGCTCAGGAAGATCTATTGAGGAATATGATATGTATGAAGAACTTTGCAAGGTTAAGGATTTGTTTCTTAAGTTTGGTGGCCACAAAATGGCTGCAGGTGTGTCTCTTCCAAAAGAAAACATAGAACTTCTTAGAAAAAGATTAAACGAGAACAGTACTTTGACGGAAGATGATTTATGCCTTAAAGTCTGGATAGACATGCAGCTTCCAATTGAGTATATTTCAATGAATCTTGTTGAAGAATTAAAAACACTTGCACCTTTTGGAAAAGGAAACGAGAAGCCTATTTTTGCAGACAAAAACTTAAAAATTAAAAAACTTCAAATATTGGGAAAAGCCGGAAATGTGCTGAAATTGACAATTGAAAACAGTACAAATTACAGAATGACGGCTATAATGTTTGACAGAACTCAAGAATTTATGGGATTTATTAAGGAAAAATTTGGACAGGAAGAGATTAATAAAGCTTTACTTGGTCAAAATAATGCAATTACATTTATGGCAACCTTTTATCCTACAATAAATGAGTTTAGAGGTAACATAGATTTACAAATAGTTATTGATAGATTTTGCTAA
- the scfA gene encoding six-cysteine ranthipeptide SCIFF produces the protein MKHIKTLTGKTLKETMKKGGCGECQTSCQSACKTSCTVGNQTCENK, from the coding sequence ATGAAACATATTAAAACTTTAACAGGAAAGACTTTAAAGGAAACTATGAAAAAAGGCGGTTGTGGTGAATGCCAGACATCATGTCAGTCAGCATGTAAGACATCATGTACAGTAGGAAACCAGACTTGCGAAAATAAATAA
- a CDS encoding HlyC/CorC family transporter, protein MGPSDIALLCVLVVLLLFSAFFSSAETALTTVNKIRLRTLVEEENKKAIVLNNVLNNSRKMLSTVLIGNNIVNIAASSIATIFTQSLLSDIFISVGVGILTLLIIIFGEIVPKTVASMHADEMALKYAKPISILMFVLTPVIFILNMFSNIILKLFRVKVNLNSKSITEDELRTIVGVSQEEGIIEDDEYDMITNVFDFGDACAKDIMIPKVDITMVPIDTTFEQLLDVIKTDKYTRIPVYKEDTDNIVGIINIKDMIINQVDASNFDIKKLMREPYYTHEKEELNDLLIEMRNNEPGMCIVLDEYGQAEGLITLEDIVEEIIGDIHDEFDQAEELAVRKIGDNEYIVEGSINLDDFNDELGTDIDSEDYESLGGLIIEHLDRLPNKGDSVKISNCKLTVIKMDEKRIDLVKVQIDPEVEKTEDEEKSEDEDKEQK, encoded by the coding sequence ATGGGACCCAGTGACATAGCATTGCTATGTGTATTAGTAGTGTTACTTTTATTTTCGGCATTTTTTTCATCTGCCGAGACAGCTTTGACAACAGTTAACAAGATTAGACTTAGAACTCTTGTTGAGGAAGAAAATAAGAAAGCTATTGTTTTAAACAATGTGCTAAACAATTCAAGAAAGATGCTTAGCACGGTACTTATTGGAAATAACATTGTAAATATTGCCGCTTCATCAATTGCGACTATTTTTACACAAAGTCTTTTAAGTGACATATTTATCAGTGTAGGAGTTGGAATACTTACTTTGTTAATTATTATATTTGGTGAGATTGTTCCAAAAACAGTTGCATCAATGCACGCAGATGAAATGGCATTAAAATATGCCAAACCAATTAGTATTTTGATGTTTGTGCTTACACCGGTTATTTTTATTTTGAATATGTTTTCAAACATAATACTTAAGCTTTTTAGGGTAAAAGTAAACTTAAACTCAAAATCAATTACAGAAGATGAATTAAGAACTATTGTTGGTGTTAGTCAGGAAGAGGGCATTATAGAAGACGATGAATACGATATGATTACTAATGTGTTCGATTTTGGAGATGCCTGCGCAAAGGATATAATGATACCTAAGGTTGACATAACCATGGTGCCAATTGATACAACTTTTGAACAGTTATTAGATGTAATCAAAACAGACAAATATACAAGAATTCCTGTTTATAAGGAAGACACGGACAATATTGTTGGAATTATAAATATAAAAGATATGATTATTAATCAGGTGGATGCATCTAATTTTGATATTAAGAAGCTGATGCGTGAACCATATTATACTCACGAGAAAGAAGAATTAAATGATCTTCTTATTGAAATGAGAAATAATGAACCGGGAATGTGTATCGTTCTTGATGAGTATGGTCAGGCAGAAGGCCTTATAACTTTGGAAGATATTGTCGAAGAAATAATCGGCGATATTCATGACGAGTTTGACCAGGCGGAAGAATTGGCAGTTAGAAAAATCGGAGACAATGAATATATTGTTGAAGGTTCAATTAACTTAGATGATTTCAATGATGAATTGGGAACAGACATAGATTCAGAAGATTATGAATCACTAGGAGGATTGATAATTGAACATCTTGATAGATTGCCTAACAAGGGAGATAGTGTTAAGATATCAAATTGCAAACTTACAGTAATTAAGATGGATGAAAAGAGAATTGACCTTGTAAAAGTTCAGATTGATCCGGAAGTGGAAAAAACGGAAGATGAAGAAAAATCTGAAGATGAGGACAAAGAGCAAAAATAG
- a CDS encoding adenine phosphoribosyltransferase, translated as MSTVEKYIRSIPDFPKQGIIFRDITTVTQDPEGLQLAIKSMEDKIKDKDFDVIVGLEARGFMFGTPIAFDMKKAFVPIRKKGKLPWKTISESYDLEYGSAEIEIHTDAIKEGQKVVIVDDLIATGGTVKAAINLVERLGGEVVSCLFLTELAGLNGRKALEGYNVESVVVYEGK; from the coding sequence ATGAGCACAGTAGAAAAGTACATTAGAAGCATTCCTGATTTTCCAAAACAGGGAATTATTTTCAGAGACATTACAACAGTAACACAGGATCCTGAAGGATTACAGTTAGCCATTAAAAGTATGGAAGATAAGATTAAGGACAAAGATTTTGATGTTATAGTTGGTCTTGAAGCAAGAGGATTTATGTTTGGTACACCTATTGCATTTGACATGAAAAAGGCATTTGTTCCAATTAGAAAGAAAGGAAAGCTTCCATGGAAAACAATTTCAGAATCATATGATTTGGAATATGGAAGTGCTGAAATAGAAATTCATACTGATGCCATTAAAGAAGGACAGAAAGTAGTTATAGTAGATGATTTAATAGCTACAGGTGGAACAGTTAAGGCAGCAATTAACTTAGTTGAGCGTTTAGGCGGAGAAGTTGTTTCATGTTTATTCTTAACTGAATTGGCAGGACTTAACGGAAGAAAGGCTCTTGAAGGATATAATGTAGAGTCAGTTGTAGTTTACGAAGGTAAATAA
- the pdxT gene encoding pyridoxal 5'-phosphate synthase glutaminase subunit PdxT — MRIGILALQGAFVEHEKILEKLGVESFEIRQKKDIEGQMDGIIIPGGESTVIGKLLRELDILEDLKNMINDGMPVFGTCAGMIILADKIENDEKVHIGTMDITVKRNAYGRQLGSFYSEENFDNIGKVPMTFIRAPYITECGPKARAIATCNGNIVAAVQDNQMVTSFHPELNDSLLVHKYFVEEICK, encoded by the coding sequence ATGCGAATTGGTATACTTGCATTACAGGGAGCATTCGTAGAACATGAAAAAATCCTTGAAAAATTAGGAGTGGAATCTTTTGAAATACGTCAAAAAAAGGATATTGAAGGTCAAATGGATGGAATAATTATTCCGGGAGGAGAAAGTACAGTAATAGGCAAACTATTAAGAGAACTGGATATTCTTGAAGATTTGAAAAACATGATTAATGATGGAATGCCTGTTTTTGGAACTTGTGCCGGAATGATAATTTTGGCTGACAAAATAGAAAATGATGAAAAAGTTCATATTGGAACAATGGACATAACTGTCAAAAGAAATGCATACGGAAGACAGCTTGGAAGTTTCTATTCTGAAGAAAACTTCGACAACATAGGAAAAGTTCCGATGACATTTATCAGAGCACCGTACATAACAGAGTGCGGTCCTAAAGCCAGGGCCATAGCAACCTGCAACGGCAACATAGTTGCCGCAGTACAGGACAACCAAATGGTAACATCATTTCATCCGGAATTAAATGACAGCCTGCTGGTACACAAATATTTCGTGGAAGAAATATGTAAGTAA
- a CDS encoding purine-nucleoside phosphorylase, with protein MENIQKTNVETSAYNKLNFYLRQIRSKTDFIPETAIVLGSGLGNFSDKVKKVCIINYSDIEDFPISTNKMHAGRFIFGYIESKPVVLMDGRIHYYEGYSMEQVVTPIRIMKMLGAKNLILTNAAGGIDSDFKPGDLMVITDQITSFVPSPLVGPNIEELGTRFPDMTHVYASDLINKLESIGKKYNLNLKKGVYLQTTGPNYETPSEIRAYKILGANAVGMSTACEAMVAVHCGMKVCGISCITNMAAGITGQPLDDKEVVEVAVTVADKLEAILYNLVIEM; from the coding sequence ATGGAAAATATTCAAAAAACAAATGTAGAAACTTCTGCTTATAATAAGCTTAATTTTTATTTAAGACAAATACGATCAAAAACAGATTTCATTCCTGAAACTGCCATAGTTCTTGGTTCAGGTCTTGGAAATTTTTCAGACAAAGTCAAAAAAGTTTGTATCATAAATTATTCTGATATTGAAGACTTCCCTATTAGCACTAACAAAATGCATGCTGGACGTTTTATTTTCGGATATATTGAAAGTAAACCTGTAGTTTTAATGGACGGAAGAATTCACTACTATGAAGGTTATTCAATGGAGCAGGTTGTAACTCCGATTAGAATTATGAAAATGCTTGGTGCAAAGAACCTTATTCTTACTAATGCTGCCGGTGGCATTGACAGCGATTTTAAACCTGGTGACTTAATGGTAATCACAGACCAAATTACTTCTTTTGTTCCATCACCTTTAGTGGGACCAAACATCGAAGAATTAGGCACAAGATTTCCTGACATGACACATGTTTATGCATCCGATTTAATTAATAAGCTTGAATCAATCGGCAAAAAATATAATCTTAATTTAAAGAAAGGCGTTTACTTACAGACAACAGGTCCAAACTATGAAACGCCTTCTGAGATTAGAGCCTATAAAATTCTTGGAGCGAATGCCGTTGGTATGAGCACAGCTTGTGAGGCTATGGTAGCTGTACACTGTGGGATGAAAGTTTGTGGAATAAGTTGTATTACAAACATGGCTGCCGGAATAACAGGCCAACCTTTAGATGATAAAGAAGTTGTTGAAGTTGCCGTTACTGTTGCAGACAAGTTGGAAGCAATTTTGTATAACCTTGTGATTGAAATGTAA
- the secD gene encoding protein translocase subunit SecD, whose protein sequence is MKMKMNKTKSIICFIISIAVVLFLGYVVMFGVGGRHTGSAQNVTQGLDLMGGTSVSYQVDDSKTKSFTATDLEDTRLKLENRVHTFSSEATAYKEGDDRITVDIPGEYDADAVVEELGKPGALYFCTATTDKPTDEQIDNHEYVKVGNNYYKVWLSGNEVADAKGVASKNKDTGKTEYVVNLEFNSKGTTAFGEMTTQYVGQSSYIIYNDEILSALTIQSAITGGQAEINGQKSLKEAEELASNIRIGALKVELKEISHKVQSAQLGSDALSKSIKAGIIGFIIIILFLLIVYRIPGLAAGLALLTYVELMLLALNGFDLTLTLPGIAGIILNIGMAVDANVIIYARIREEIAAGRRTETAIKTGFKKAASAIIDGNITTLIAALVLLWKGSGTVQGFATTLGIGILIQLFTSLVISRIFVWILYYMGFQAPKFYGKEKTRKNINFVEKRKVFFGIAIVCIAIGIGGLIFNSANNGGAFNYSIEFKGGTSTEIQFSENYTMDEFNSNVKPAIEKLLNSTDIQAQKDTNKDGLFTIKTRNFKDNEFEEMKDMLVKDYKAVDDKQNFTNTKISDTVSKEMRSDAVVATVLATICMLFYIWIRFKNIHFALAAVMALIHDVLIVIGFYALSRVTVGTTFIACMLTIVGYSINATIVIFDRIRENKAAMKRDDKMIEIVDRSITQTLTRSIYTTLTTFVMVFMIFIMGVSSIREFTLPLMTGMIAGAFSSVFITGSLWYVLKGKKSDK, encoded by the coding sequence ATGAAAATGAAAATGAACAAAACAAAGAGTATTATATGTTTTATAATCTCTATTGCAGTAGTCTTATTTTTAGGCTACGTTGTTATGTTCGGTGTAGGCGGACGTCATACAGGTAGTGCACAGAACGTAACACAGGGCTTGGACTTAATGGGTGGTACAAGCGTTAGTTATCAGGTTGATGATAGCAAGACTAAAAGTTTTACAGCAACTGATTTAGAAGACACAAGATTGAAACTTGAAAACAGAGTTCATACTTTCAGTAGTGAAGCAACAGCTTACAAAGAAGGTGACGATAGAATCACTGTTGATATTCCGGGTGAATATGATGCAGATGCAGTAGTAGAAGAACTTGGTAAGCCGGGTGCTTTATACTTCTGTACAGCAACAACAGACAAACCAACAGATGAACAGATTGATAATCACGAATATGTTAAGGTTGGAAACAACTATTACAAAGTTTGGTTATCAGGTAATGAAGTGGCAGACGCTAAGGGTGTTGCTTCAAAAAACAAGGATACAGGAAAGACAGAATATGTTGTAAATCTTGAATTTAATTCGAAAGGAACAACAGCTTTCGGTGAAATGACAACTCAGTATGTTGGACAGTCATCATACATTATCTATAATGATGAGATTTTAAGTGCACTAACAATTCAGTCAGCTATTACAGGTGGACAGGCTGAAATTAACGGACAGAAGAGTCTTAAGGAAGCTGAAGAATTAGCTTCAAACATTAGAATTGGTGCTTTAAAGGTAGAATTAAAGGAAATCAGTCATAAGGTTCAGAGTGCTCAGCTTGGTAGTGATGCATTATCAAAGAGTATTAAAGCTGGAATCATTGGTTTCATTATCATTATTTTGTTCCTGTTAATAGTTTATAGAATTCCGGGACTTGCTGCAGGACTTGCATTACTTACATATGTAGAATTAATGTTACTTGCATTAAATGGATTTGATTTAACACTTACATTACCAGGTATTGCAGGTATTATCCTTAACATTGGTATGGCAGTTGATGCTAACGTTATTATTTACGCACGTATCAGAGAGGAAATTGCTGCCGGCAGAAGAACAGAAACAGCTATTAAGACAGGTTTCAAGAAAGCAGCCTCAGCTATTATCGATGGTAACATTACAACATTAATCGCAGCTTTGGTTCTTCTTTGGAAGGGGTCAGGTACAGTACAGGGATTTGCAACAACATTAGGAATTGGTATTTTAATTCAGTTGTTCACATCACTTGTTATTTCAAGAATATTTGTATGGATTCTTTACTATATGGGATTCCAGGCACCTAAGTTCTACGGAAAAGAAAAGACAAGAAAGAATATCAATTTTGTTGAAAAGAGAAAAGTATTCTTTGGAATCGCTATTGTTTGTATCGCAATTGGTATTGGTGGATTAATCTTTAACTCAGCTAACAACGGTGGTGCATTTAACTATAGTATTGAATTTAAGGGTGGTACATCTACAGAAATTCAGTTTAGTGAAAACTATACAATGGATGAATTTAACAGCAATGTTAAACCTGCAATTGAAAAATTATTAAATTCAACTGATATTCAGGCACAGAAAGATACTAACAAAGACGGACTTTTCACAATTAAGACTAGAAACTTCAAAGACAATGAATTTGAAGAAATGAAAGATATGCTTGTAAAAGATTACAAGGCAGTAGATGACAAACAGAACTTTACTAATACTAAGATTTCAGATACAGTAAGTAAGGAAATGAGAAGTGATGCAGTAGTCGCAACAGTTCTTGCCACAATCTGTATGTTATTCTACATTTGGATTAGATTTAAGAACATCCATTTCGCTCTTGCAGCTGTTATGGCATTAATCCACGACGTACTTATAGTTATCGGATTCTATGCATTATCAAGAGTTACAGTTGGTACAACATTTATTGCATGTATGCTTACAATCGTAGGTTACTCAATTAATGCTACAATCGTAATCTTTGACAGAATTAGAGAAAACAAGGCAGCTATGAAGCGTGATGACAAGATGATTGAAATAGTTGACAGAAGTATTACACAGACACTTACAAGAAGTATCTATACAACTTTAACAACATTCGTAATGGTATTTATGATTTTCATCATGGGTGTTTCATCAATTAGAGAATTTACATTACCACTTATGACAGGTATGATTGCCGGTGCATTCTCATCTGTATTCATTACAGGTTCATTATGGTATGTTTTAAAAGGAAAGAAATCTGATAAATAA
- the scfB gene encoding thioether cross-link-forming SCIFF peptide maturase, translating to MIHQYKSNGYNIVMDVESGAVHVVDDVTYDVIALFEDTETSKIVEQLSDKYDKADIEEAISEVNQLKEDGQLFTQDIYQPFIEEFKDKRQTVVKALCLHIAHDCNLACKYCFAEEGEYHGRRAMMSFEVGKKALDFLVANSGSRVNLEVDFFGGEPLMNWDVVKQLVEYGRSLEESNHKKFRFTLTTNGVLLNDEIMEYLNKEMSNVVLSLDGRKEVNDRMRPFRTGKGSYDLIVPKFQKLAESRNQSNYYVRGTFTRDNLDFSEDVKHFADLGFKQMSIEPVVGPEEDPYSIREEDLPKIMEEYDKLALEYIKREKEGRGFNFFHFMIDLNQGPCVYKRLSGCGSGTEYLAVTPWGDFYPCHQFVGNEEFLMGNVDEGIKRTDLVKTFGNCNVYSKEKCKNCFARFYCSGGCAANSFNFHGTINDAYEIGCEMERKRVECSIMIKAALADNEKEVY from the coding sequence GTGATTCATCAGTATAAGAGTAATGGATACAATATTGTAATGGATGTTGAAAGTGGAGCGGTTCACGTAGTAGATGATGTTACATATGATGTTATTGCATTATTTGAAGATACAGAAACCTCAAAGATTGTTGAGCAGTTGTCAGATAAGTATGACAAGGCAGACATTGAAGAAGCAATTAGTGAGGTTAATCAATTAAAGGAAGATGGACAGCTGTTTACTCAAGATATTTATCAGCCTTTTATTGAAGAATTCAAAGATAAGAGACAGACAGTTGTAAAAGCGTTATGCTTACATATTGCCCACGACTGTAACCTTGCCTGCAAATATTGTTTTGCAGAAGAAGGTGAATATCATGGCAGAAGAGCCATGATGAGCTTTGAAGTCGGAAAGAAGGCTTTAGATTTCCTTGTGGCAAATTCAGGAAGCAGAGTAAATCTTGAGGTTGACTTCTTTGGTGGCGAACCATTAATGAACTGGGACGTTGTAAAGCAGTTAGTAGAATATGGCCGTTCACTTGAAGAATCTAACCATAAGAAATTTAGATTTACTTTGACAACTAATGGAGTGCTTTTAAATGACGAAATAATGGAATACCTTAATAAGGAAATGTCTAATGTTGTTTTGAGTCTTGATGGTCGTAAAGAAGTTAATGACAGAATGAGACCATTTAGAACAGGAAAGGGAAGCTATGATTTAATAGTTCCTAAATTCCAAAAACTTGCAGAAAGCAGAAATCAGAGCAATTATTATGTCAGAGGTACATTTACAAGAGACAATTTAGATTTCTCAGAAGATGTAAAGCACTTTGCGGATTTGGGATTTAAGCAGATGTCAATCGAGCCGGTTGTAGGACCGGAAGAAGATCCTTATTCAATTAGAGAAGAGGATTTGCCAAAGATAATGGAAGAATATGACAAGTTAGCTTTGGAATATATTAAACGCGAGAAAGAAGGAAGAGGCTTTAATTTCTTCCACTTTATGATTGATTTAAATCAGGGACCTTGTGTTTACAAGAGATTATCAGGATGTGGTTCAGGTACAGAGTATTTGGCAGTAACACCTTGGGGTGATTTTTATCCATGTCACCAGTTCGTTGGAAATGAAGAGTTTTTAATGGGCAATGTTGATGAGGGCATAAAGAGAACTGACCTTGTAAAAACATTTGGAAACTGTAACGTATACTCAAAAGAGAAATGCAAAAACTGCTTTGCAAGATTTTATTGCAGTGGCGGTTGTGCAGCCAACTCATTTAATTTTCATGGAACAATCAATGATGCATATGAGATTGGATGTGAAATGGAAAGAAAGAGAGTAGAATGTTCAATTATGATTAAGGCAGCGTTAGCTGATAATGAGAAAGAGGTTTATTAA